In Myxocyprinus asiaticus isolate MX2 ecotype Aquarium Trade chromosome 16, UBuf_Myxa_2, whole genome shotgun sequence, a single window of DNA contains:
- the LOC127453700 gene encoding protein S100-A16-like — translation MDPQYTELELALNILVTNFHSASATHADTLTVQEFQNMLSKELPNMVKTSGDQEGTNKLMKDMGMEEGEGVMFKDFWQLVNSLANTQCGLQSKEKQVKCVKCILL, via the exons ATGGACCCACAG TACACCGAGCTAGAACTGGCCCTGAACATCCTGGTCACAAACTTTCATTCAGCTTCAGCAACTCATGCTGACACTCTCACAGTCCAGGAATTCCAGAACATGCTCTCTAAAGAGCTGCCCAACATGGTGAAG ACATCAGGGGACCAGGAAGGGACAAACAAACTCATGAAGGACATGGGCATGGAAGAGGGGGAGGGAGTCATGTTCAAGGATTTTTGGCAGCTGGTGAATTCTCTGGCCAATACTCAATGTGGGCTGCAGAGCAAAGAGAAGCAGGTGAAATGTGTGAAATGTATTCTGCTCTGA